A stretch of Henckelia pumila isolate YLH828 chromosome 4, ASM3356847v2, whole genome shotgun sequence DNA encodes these proteins:
- the LOC140860745 gene encoding glutamyl-tRNA reductase 1, chloroplastic-like, giving the protein MAAARGFVTSSFSYHCDADSHFRLKMDSCTNGLRIRNMSFFSVACFPRMIDYHFRLKRVVSETGSFKLLPTCQLSPTGSISALELLKTSGAGRYTREKSSIVVVGFNYLTAPIEIREKLSIPEAQWPQAIGELCSLNHIEEAAVLSTCNRMEIYVVALSQHRGIKEVTEWMSKISAVPVSELHQHRFLLYNKDAAQHLFEVASGLDSLVLGEGQILAQVKQVAKTGEGVPGFDRKISGLFKHAISVGKRVRTETNISRGSVSVSSAAVELAMIKLPEISHSTARMLVVGAGKMGKLVIKHLAAKGCKKIVVINRTQDRVASISEELKDVEIVYKPLSEMLASAAEADVVFTCTASETPLFSKDQVQMLPPVSSNIGGQRLFVDISVPRNVGSCVEDLENVLVYNVDDLKEVVASNKVDRLQKAMEAKAIIADEVEQFEAWKDSLETVPVIKNLRKYAESIRNAEVEKCMLKMGDNLTKNQKKAINDLSTGIVNKLLHGPMQHLRCDTADNRGLDEVLENMRALNRIFSLDTYMSILEQKIRAKIEQSQKEDS; this is encoded by the exons ATGGCGGCGGCGAGGGGCTTCGTGACCTCTTCTTTTTCTTATCACTGTGACGCCGATTCCCATTTTAGATTGAAGATGGATTCTTGCACCAATGGCCTACGCATTCGGAATATGTCTTTCTTTTCCGTCGCTTGTTTTCCGCGGATGATTGATTATCATTTCAGGCTAAAACGCGTGGTTTCTGAAACGGGTTCCTTCAAACTACTCCCCACATGTCAACTTTCTCCCACTGGATCCATTTCGGCGCTGGAGCTCCTGAAAACATCCGGAGCCGGCC GATATACAAGGGAAAAGAGCAGTATTGTGGTTGTGGGGTTTAATTACCTTACAGCGCCCATAGAGATACGTGAGAAGCTTTCTATTCCAGAAGCACAATGGCCTCAAGCGATTGGTGAACTTTGCTCGTTAAATCATATAGAGGAAGCTGCTGTTCTTAGTACTTGTAACAGAATGGAAATTTATGTGGTGGCTCTTTCTCAACATCGTGGGATAAAAGAAGTTACCGAATGGATGTCTAAG ATCAGCGCAGTGCCAGTTTCCGAACTCCATCAGCACAGATTTTTGCTTTACAATAAAGATGCTGCGCAGCATCTGTTTGAAGTCGCTTCTGGGCTTGATTCCCTCGTCTTAGGAGAAGGTCAAATTCTTGCACAGGTTAAACAAGTTGCTAAAACCGGTGAGGGAGTCCCTGGGTTTGACCGTAAAATTAGTGGACTTTTCAAGCACGCTATcagtgttggaaaacgtgttagAACAGAGACCAATATTTCCAGAGGGTCGGTATCAGTTAGTTCAGCAGCAGTGGAGCTTGCAATGATCAAACTTCCAGAGATCTCACATAGCACCGCCAGAATGTTGGTGGTTGGAGCTGGCAAGATGGGAAAGCTTGTGATCAAGCACTTGGCGGCGAAGGGCTGCAAGAAAATAGTCGTCATCAACAGAACACAGGACAGAGTTGCTTCAATCAGTGAAGAACTGAAAGATGTTGAAATAGTATATAAGCCTCTCTCGGAAATGTTAGCATCTGCTGCAGAAGCAGATGTGGTTTTCACATGTACTGCTTCAGAAACTCCTCTCTTTTCAAAAGATCAAGTTCAGATGCTTCCCCCTGTGAGCTCTAACATTGGAGGACAGAGGCTATTCGTCGACATTTCTGTTCCTCGGAATGTGGGGTCATGTGTTGAGGATCTTGAAAATGTTCTGGTTTAtaatgttgatgatttaaaggAAGTCGTGGCATCCAACAAGGTGGACCGATTGCAGAAAGCAATGGAAGCTAAGGCAATCATCGCAGATGAAGTCGAACAATTCGAAGCATGGAAGGACTCACTTGAGACCGTTCCAGTCATCAAGAATCTTAGGAAGTATGCAGAAAGTATCAGGAATGCCGAGGTAGAAAAGTGCATGTTAAAAATGGGCGACAATCTCACAAAGAACCAAAAGAAAGCTATTAATGATCTTAGCACGGGAATTGTGAACAAACTCCTCCATGGTCCAATGCAACACTTGCGCTGTGACACAGCTGACAATCGGGGTTTGGATGAAGTCCTGGAAAACATGCGTGCCCTTAACAGAATATTCAGCCTGGATACATATATGTCGATACTGGAGCAGAAGATACGGGCTAAGATCGAGCAAAGTCAGAAAGAAGATTCTTGA
- the LOC140862490 gene encoding uncharacterized protein produces the protein MAAELSLHIKNINTSMLQREEALKRSRELLFAEVSNFTGLQPEDLRKKWGTMGQEERWVLVNGFVSEWSAHFHPLSATSVKEMVEQFLGEQGDISASPSSATATLFPDFGKFLGFSRNREEE, from the coding sequence ATGGCGGCGGAACTCAGCCTccacataaaaaatataaacacCAGCATGCTGCAAAGAGAAGAAGCCTTGAAGAGAAGCCGGGAGCTGCTGTTCGCGGAGGTGAGCAATTTCACGGGGCTGCAACCGGAGGATTTGAGGAAGAAATGGGGGACAATGGGCCAAGAGGAGAGATGGGTTTTGGTCAATGGGTTCGTCTCGGAATGGAGCGCCCATTTTCATCCGCTGTCCGCTACATCTGTCAAGGAAATGGTGGAACAATTTTTGGGTGAACAAGGTGACATTTCGGCTTCTCCTTCTTCTGCTACTGCTACTCTGTTTCCTGATTTTGGGAAATTCTTGGGCTTCTCGCGAAACAGGGAAGAAGAATGA
- the LOC140864147 gene encoding protein trichome birefringence-like 12 isoform X2, with product MLMASKLIPSLFPWLILPTCILIFLYSALLPLYTTSKPKSPTADFPLSSPSQCDLFKGTWVFDPTRRPMYDSTCPFHRNAWNCIRNQRDKMGRINSWKWVPEDCELNLVDPVGFLNLMRNRNIGFVGDSLNENFLVSFLCILRVADAGAIKWKRKGAWRGAHFPKFNVTVAYHRAVLLAKWQTKLPELSGQDGTKGMYRVDVDIPAVDWANIAEFYDVLVFNTGHWWGEDKFPKETPLVFFQGGQPIHPPLNILDGLNIVLENMVDYIEKTFPKTTLKFWRLQSPRHFHGGEWNQNGSCLFEEPLEEHELDLWFDPSNGGVNKEARQLNHVIETALKGTSIRTLDLTHMSEFRADAHPAVWLGKKDAVAIWGQDCMHWCLPGVPDTWADILTQLISNNLWR from the exons ATGTTAATGGCGTCTAAGTTAATCCCATCCCTTTTCCCGTGGTTAATCCTTCCCACCTGTATACTCATCTTCCTCTACTCCGCCCTCCTCCCACTCTACACCACCTCCAAACCCAAATCTCCCACCGCCGACTTTCCTCTATCATCTCCATCCCAATGCGATCTCTTCAAGGGGACATGGGTTTTCGATCCGACTCGCCGGCCCATGTACGATTCCACCTGTCCATTCCACAGAAACGCTTGGAATTGCATCAGGAATCAAAGGGACAAAATGGGTCGGATCAATTCTTGGAAATGGGTTCCGGAGGattgtgaattgaacttggtCGACCCGGTTGGCTTCTTGAATCTGATGAGGAACAGGAACATTGGGTTTGTGGGTGATTCTTTGAATGAGAACTTTTTGGTGTCGTTTTTGTGTATATTAAGAGTTGCTGACGCTGGTGCTATCAAGTGGAAGAGAAAGGGCGCCTGGAGAGGAGCTCATTTTCCGAAATTTAATGTCACTGTCGCTTATCACCGTGCAGTTTTGCTGGCAAA GTGGCAGACTAAACTGCCTGAGTTGTCTGGTCAAGATGGAACGAAGGGGATGTACCGAGTAGATGTAGATATTCCAGCAGTTGATTGGGCTAATATTGCTGAGTTCTACGATGTTCTAGTCTTCAATACTGGACACTG GTGGGGTGAAGATAAATTTCCCAAAGAGACTCCTCTGGTTTTCTTTCAGGGTGGCCAACCAATACATCCTCCTCTAAATATTTTGGACGGCCTCAACATCGTTCTTGAAAATATGGTAGATTACATTGAGAAAACATTCCCCAAAACGACACTCAAGTTCTGGAGGCTGCAATCCCCAAGGCACTTTCATGGTGGTGAGTGGAATCAAAATGGTAGTTGCTTGTTTGAGGAGCCCCTTGAGGAACACGAG CTTGACTTGTGGTTTGATCCCAGTAATGGGGGAGTTAACAAAGAAGCTAGACAATTGAACCATGTTATCGAGACAGCATTGAAAGGAACAAGTATCAGAACACTTGATCTGACTCACATGAGCGAGTTTAGAGCCGATGCCCATCCAGCAGTTTGGTTGGGGAAGAAGGATGCAGTGGCTATCTGGGGTCAGGATTGCATGCACTGGTGCCTACCAGGTGTTCCTGATACATGGGCCGATATCTTGACACAACTAATCAGCAACAACTTGTGGAGATGA
- the LOC140864147 gene encoding protein trichome birefringence-like 12 isoform X1 yields the protein MLMASKLIPSLFPWLILPTCILIFLYSALLPLYTTSKPKSPTADFPLSSPSQCDLFKGTWVFDPTRRPMYDSTCPFHRNAWNCIRNQRDKMGRINSWKWVPEDCELNLVDPVGFLNLMRNRNIGFVGDSLNENFLVSFLCILRVADAGAIKWKRKGAWRGAHFPKFNVTVAYHRAVLLAKYEWQTKLPELSGQDGTKGMYRVDVDIPAVDWANIAEFYDVLVFNTGHWWGEDKFPKETPLVFFQGGQPIHPPLNILDGLNIVLENMVDYIEKTFPKTTLKFWRLQSPRHFHGGEWNQNGSCLFEEPLEEHELDLWFDPSNGGVNKEARQLNHVIETALKGTSIRTLDLTHMSEFRADAHPAVWLGKKDAVAIWGQDCMHWCLPGVPDTWADILTQLISNNLWR from the exons ATGTTAATGGCGTCTAAGTTAATCCCATCCCTTTTCCCGTGGTTAATCCTTCCCACCTGTATACTCATCTTCCTCTACTCCGCCCTCCTCCCACTCTACACCACCTCCAAACCCAAATCTCCCACCGCCGACTTTCCTCTATCATCTCCATCCCAATGCGATCTCTTCAAGGGGACATGGGTTTTCGATCCGACTCGCCGGCCCATGTACGATTCCACCTGTCCATTCCACAGAAACGCTTGGAATTGCATCAGGAATCAAAGGGACAAAATGGGTCGGATCAATTCTTGGAAATGGGTTCCGGAGGattgtgaattgaacttggtCGACCCGGTTGGCTTCTTGAATCTGATGAGGAACAGGAACATTGGGTTTGTGGGTGATTCTTTGAATGAGAACTTTTTGGTGTCGTTTTTGTGTATATTAAGAGTTGCTGACGCTGGTGCTATCAAGTGGAAGAGAAAGGGCGCCTGGAGAGGAGCTCATTTTCCGAAATTTAATGTCACTGTCGCTTATCACCGTGCAGTTTTGCTGGCAAAGTACGA GTGGCAGACTAAACTGCCTGAGTTGTCTGGTCAAGATGGAACGAAGGGGATGTACCGAGTAGATGTAGATATTCCAGCAGTTGATTGGGCTAATATTGCTGAGTTCTACGATGTTCTAGTCTTCAATACTGGACACTG GTGGGGTGAAGATAAATTTCCCAAAGAGACTCCTCTGGTTTTCTTTCAGGGTGGCCAACCAATACATCCTCCTCTAAATATTTTGGACGGCCTCAACATCGTTCTTGAAAATATGGTAGATTACATTGAGAAAACATTCCCCAAAACGACACTCAAGTTCTGGAGGCTGCAATCCCCAAGGCACTTTCATGGTGGTGAGTGGAATCAAAATGGTAGTTGCTTGTTTGAGGAGCCCCTTGAGGAACACGAG CTTGACTTGTGGTTTGATCCCAGTAATGGGGGAGTTAACAAAGAAGCTAGACAATTGAACCATGTTATCGAGACAGCATTGAAAGGAACAAGTATCAGAACACTTGATCTGACTCACATGAGCGAGTTTAGAGCCGATGCCCATCCAGCAGTTTGGTTGGGGAAGAAGGATGCAGTGGCTATCTGGGGTCAGGATTGCATGCACTGGTGCCTACCAGGTGTTCCTGATACATGGGCCGATATCTTGACACAACTAATCAGCAACAACTTGTGGAGATGA
- the LOC140864147 gene encoding protein trichome birefringence-like 12 isoform X3 has product MLMASKLIPSLFPWLILPTCILIFLYSALLPLYTTSKPKSPTADFPLSSPSQCDLFKGTWVFDPTRRPMYDSTCPFHRNAWNCIRNQRDKMGRINSWKWVPEDCELNLVDPVGFLNLMRNRNIGFVGDSLNENFLVSFLCILRVADAGAIKWKRKGAWRGAHFPKFNVTVAYHRAVLLAKYEWQTKLPELSGQDGTKGMYRVDVDIPAVDWANIAEFYDVLVFNTGHWWGEDKFPKETPLVFFQGGQPIHPPLNILDGLNIVLENMVDYIEKTFPKTTLKFWRLQSPRHFHGGEWNQNGSCLFEEPLEEHE; this is encoded by the exons ATGTTAATGGCGTCTAAGTTAATCCCATCCCTTTTCCCGTGGTTAATCCTTCCCACCTGTATACTCATCTTCCTCTACTCCGCCCTCCTCCCACTCTACACCACCTCCAAACCCAAATCTCCCACCGCCGACTTTCCTCTATCATCTCCATCCCAATGCGATCTCTTCAAGGGGACATGGGTTTTCGATCCGACTCGCCGGCCCATGTACGATTCCACCTGTCCATTCCACAGAAACGCTTGGAATTGCATCAGGAATCAAAGGGACAAAATGGGTCGGATCAATTCTTGGAAATGGGTTCCGGAGGattgtgaattgaacttggtCGACCCGGTTGGCTTCTTGAATCTGATGAGGAACAGGAACATTGGGTTTGTGGGTGATTCTTTGAATGAGAACTTTTTGGTGTCGTTTTTGTGTATATTAAGAGTTGCTGACGCTGGTGCTATCAAGTGGAAGAGAAAGGGCGCCTGGAGAGGAGCTCATTTTCCGAAATTTAATGTCACTGTCGCTTATCACCGTGCAGTTTTGCTGGCAAAGTACGA GTGGCAGACTAAACTGCCTGAGTTGTCTGGTCAAGATGGAACGAAGGGGATGTACCGAGTAGATGTAGATATTCCAGCAGTTGATTGGGCTAATATTGCTGAGTTCTACGATGTTCTAGTCTTCAATACTGGACACTG GTGGGGTGAAGATAAATTTCCCAAAGAGACTCCTCTGGTTTTCTTTCAGGGTGGCCAACCAATACATCCTCCTCTAAATATTTTGGACGGCCTCAACATCGTTCTTGAAAATATGGTAGATTACATTGAGAAAACATTCCCCAAAACGACACTCAAGTTCTGGAGGCTGCAATCCCCAAGGCACTTTCATGGTGGTGAGTGGAATCAAAATGGTAGTTGCTTGTTTGAGGAGCCCCTTGAGGAACACGAG TAA